The Candidatus Neomarinimicrobiota bacterium sequence TCCTATTCCTGGGGATGATATGATAGGTTTTATTACGAGGGGTAGAGGTATAACTGTTCATCGCTCATCCTGTCCAAGTTTACCATTGCTTAGCGAAGAATCTGATCGTCTGGTGCCGGTTGAATGGGAGGTCACTCGCAATGATTTATTCAATGTACGATTAAAAGTTGTAGGTCAAGATCGCAAAGGTCTCTTAAAGGATATGACTGAAACCATTTCAAAACTGAATATCAATATGACATCCGTGGACATTAAAGTTAAGGAAGCGGTGGCTACGGCTATTTTTATTGTTCAAGTAAACAACCTGAAGCAATTGGATAGGGTTGTGCGAAAAATGGCAAAAGTTAAAAACATTGACTTTGTCGAACGCGCTCAACATTAATCTATAGAGTTCAGTATAAAAATGGGACGTTTATTAGGGATCGATCATGGTACTAAACGGGTAGGGCTGGCCCTTTCTGATCCATTAAAAATTATTGCAAAGCCTTTTCAAACGCTTACATATAAGGATTTTAACGATCTGAGTAGCCAGTTAAAATCTATCATAATTGAAAATGATATCGAAGGTATTGTATTGGGTTTTCCTATTGGAATGCAGGGGCAACGAACCCAACAAACTGATAAAGTGGCAGAATTTGCAGAACTGTTAAAGTATGCAGTAGATGTACCCATTGCATTAGAAGATGAACGATTAAGTTCGATAAGTGCAGAAAAATCGCTCATTCTGCAAAATGTAAAAACAGGTCATAATAAAGGTCGGATAGATGAAACAGCCGCAGCCATTTTTCTTCAACAATACCTAGATCGTACCCGTTAATGAAAAATATATTTAACCGATCACCATTTCAACTGGCAATAATTTCTGGAATTCTGGTTGGGTGTGCTTTTCCGCCAATCCCAGGCTTTACAGCATGGTTTGGATTTTTGCCACTCATTCATATTTGGCAAACACAATCCCCGAAAGAATCGGCAAGATGGTCTTTTTTTGCCGCCGTTATTGCCAATTTAATTTCATTATACTGGATAGGCCTAAATTCTGGTGCCACCATTCTACCCGTATTGTTTTCATTAATTGGTGCCATACTATACTTGGGAGCAATCTGGGCTGGGTTGGGCTGGATTATATCAAAAATTGAAATAAAGACAGGAAACAGTCTCAGTATTGTTCCGTTTTTATGGGCAACAATGGAATGGATTCGTAGCTTTGGACCGCTTGGATTTCCGTGGGCAAACCTAGCCACAACCCAAACGGTTTTTTTACCTGTTATTCAAATGGTGGATATTACAGGAACAGAAGGTGTTGGTTTTTGGATTCTTTTGATCAATATTATTTTATATATCACCGTTCAAGCTGAATTCAATAAACAAAAATTATTGTTATGCCTTTTAAGTGTTTTTTTATTGCCATGGATTGTTGGACTTATGCGGTTGCCTACCTATGAATTTAGCGAGAATGATCCTTATCGTGAGGTGGCAGTGATTCAGCCAAATATAAACCCAAACCAAAAGTGGGAAGCATCTTTTCGTACACGGCTTTATGAGATTATGGATTCCTTAAATGTTAAAGCAATGGACTCAAAGCCCAATTTAGTTCTATGGCCAGAAGCAGCTTTACCCGCGTATATGCGAGTATCCCCTAAAAGATATAAATATGAAATGATGGTTCAATCTAAAGGAATCCCTATTATGATGGGGACTATAGATTTAAAACGAGATTCCACTGGCCGACGGGTATATAATAGTTCGATATATTTTGGTCTGGAGGGAAATGAAATATATCATAAAAAACGTTTGGTGCCATTTGCAGAATACATTCCTTTATCTGAGCAATTCCCTTCACTTAAAAATCTCAATTTCGGCCAGGCTAACTTTACTGCAGGAAAAGAATTCACAACATTCCCTTTGGATTCAATTCTATTCAGTAATATGATTTGTTACGAATCGAGCTACCCATCCGTGGCACGTGGATTTGTACAAAAGGGAGCTAGGTTCATTACTTTAGAAGCCAATGATGCATGGTTAAGGAATTCATCGGGCGTTCGACAGCATTTCGAATTGGCACGATTAAGGGCCGTTGAATTGAGAACGGGTATTGTCCGCAGTGCCAATACGGGGATTTCCGGCATTATATATCCCTCCGGGAAGGTGGCTAAAAAGATCAAATTTGGTGAACAGGCTGTTTTTAAAGGTAAAGTCCCCCTCAACCAAGGAATAACTTTTTACGCTCGTTACGGAAGTGTTTTTGCACAAATGTGTTTCATTTTAACTTTGATACAAATTGTATGGCTTTTCAGACGTCCAAAAAAATAATATTAATCATTATTCTATTTTCCGGCTTGGCGATCGGTCAGGTGAAAGAGAAGAAGATACTTAATCCGGTTATTCAATCGGCACTCATTCCAGGGTGGGGACAAAAATCCCTTAATTACCCAAAACGGGCACGCTTGTATTCTTACATTGAATCGGGGCTTTTTCTTTCGATTTTGGGAACAACCACTTATTCTAATATTCTCAAGAAAAATTATGCTGCTTTTGCGGCGGAACATGCCAATGTTTCATCCGGAAGTAAGAGTCATAAATATTGGGTAGATATAGGCAATTTTGATACGGTGACTGATTATAATGATGAGCATTTGAGAAATCGTGAGATGGATGATCTTTATCCTGATAATTTAAAATGGAGCTGGGAATGGGATACAAATGGCAATCGAAATACATTTGAGACAAAACGTATTTTGAGTGATCAAATGAAATTAGCCGCTTCATTTGGAATGGGGGCGGTAGTTTTGAATCACGTTATATCTGCAATAGATGCATTGTATTTAAAACGCGTCACTCAGAAAAAGGAAATTTCAGTTTTACCCTATCAACAATTAGAGACAGACGGAATTGGTTACGCCTTAACCATCCACTTTTAGTATGTTCAAGCACCCTTTGGTCAATCTATGGTTTTTTCTGGGATTTTCATTATCCCTTTTGATGGCCGTTTCTTATCAAGGATGGGGTATCCATTTTCTTGTTTTTTCATTGATAGCTTTGGTGAATAAATCTCATTTTACAACCGTAATACCGAGGATGAAACCATTCGTTTTTTATTTCCCCATTATGCTATTTATTTATGTCCTTTTTTCCCTTTTATTAACAGACAATTCAATCATTGTAATTCTGGATGAAGCATTTTTTGGATTTTTGAAATTGCTCCTAATGGTGGCGGCCATGACCTTTTTCATTGAAACAACGCCGAGTCAAAATATTGTGGTATTGGCGAGAAGCGTTTGGGTGAAAATGGGTAAATCATGGAAATGGGTCGACGATTTCTTTTTATTCCTTGGCATGACATTGCGATTTTACCCCACTTTTCAATCCAATTGGCAATCGATCCGGAATAGCCGGAAAGCATTGGGTTTAGAAAACGACCTTTCACAGTGGGCGCAGGTAAAAATAGCGGCAAAAGAAATGCCGGGAATGTTAATTCACCAATTACGTAGGGCGGATGACGTAGCCATGGCAATGATTCTTCGAGGGTATGGAAAACAGATACCGCGCGGTGTAACATATCCCATTTCTTTTAAGATTAATCATATACTTCAAATGACAATTGTAGCATCCTTTTTCTTGGGAATTCATTCCTTTGCCACGATTTAAGATTAAAATT is a genomic window containing:
- the ruvX gene encoding Holliday junction resolvase RuvX, which encodes MGRLLGIDHGTKRVGLALSDPLKIIAKPFQTLTYKDFNDLSSQLKSIIIENDIEGIVLGFPIGMQGQRTQQTDKVAEFAELLKYAVDVPIALEDERLSSISAEKSLILQNVKTGHNKGRIDETAAAIFLQQYLDRTR
- the lnt gene encoding apolipoprotein N-acyltransferase, translated to MKNIFNRSPFQLAIISGILVGCAFPPIPGFTAWFGFLPLIHIWQTQSPKESARWSFFAAVIANLISLYWIGLNSGATILPVLFSLIGAILYLGAIWAGLGWIISKIEIKTGNSLSIVPFLWATMEWIRSFGPLGFPWANLATTQTVFLPVIQMVDITGTEGVGFWILLINIILYITVQAEFNKQKLLLCLLSVFLLPWIVGLMRLPTYEFSENDPYREVAVIQPNINPNQKWEASFRTRLYEIMDSLNVKAMDSKPNLVLWPEAALPAYMRVSPKRYKYEMMVQSKGIPIMMGTIDLKRDSTGRRVYNSSIYFGLEGNEIYHKKRLVPFAEYIPLSEQFPSLKNLNFGQANFTAGKEFTTFPLDSILFSNMICYESSYPSVARGFVQKGARFITLEANDAWLRNSSGVRQHFELARLRAVELRTGIVRSANTGISGIIYPSGKVAKKIKFGEQAVFKGKVPLNQGITFYARYGSVFAQMCFILTLIQIVWLFRRPKK